The following are from one region of the Pseudomonas putida genome:
- the bcsC gene encoding cellulose synthase complex outer membrane protein BcsC has product MQRMIGVLMLAAVTCQATAQPKDADEQRQWLLDQVRRGEALHRDDLVRDALGRLQLLEPRNPDVLLAALSLALREKNSTQAEQLSARISAIAPGSVQARQARRLLELQQPERARQLQQARLLAVTGRNEEALAAYEQLFAGEPPSLELALDYWRVRGNLPGQRPEAIRQLQQLDRQYPGSAGLRQTLAGWLFAEKRDREALALLDQLSRDPGARDAAAQREFDYLSGQAVSTASAAAWQAFLQRYPASPLLAQASETLQQQRKLLADPSWQAGQRGLALLDKGRNAEAETQLRRALRQYPDDASLHGSLGYALMRQSRYEEANTAFRAASAKEQDTYWISQWKDLESSSQYWALLSKGERALQAKDMRAARAYYQQARQQRPKEEYALLGLADVSLAEGDTAAAERQFLQVRRMAPDNESAVRGLMRVYQAQAPDKAQAYLDSLPPRQQAQFASLRRSLELARLRQQGDQALQRQDWAAASQALGQATALAPDEPWLVYQLANSLRHLGRTAEADAAFARIVQRQPGDPATRYAHGLFLESSDRDALALDSLGAVPQTAWNADMHALQQRIHRRMTLASAQQLQAQGRTAEASSLLEASLARGEGSIDDLMLLADWAAANGEPGKARGYYQRVLAVQPGQPKARLGVIESAVAEGNLAQARHMLAVQVPQLAADDSNAQRRLAAVWVALGEHDQAAGMLEQIAAQQPRPDPLLRRDAARLVAQDDPQRALDLYAAAMADAQLLERAAVSPRDDRALTLASREQDDDDWLARSLRSDVDALYRQRNTHVTLMHDYGWREDDGTPGTSELSTQSTLLHVDTPWQDGTAFARVERIGMDAGSFEQNDQGGYTPDFGSCQFVGRTADGKSLPACGGGSQTADGSVLALGWQGSRWAFDLGATQGYAINNWLGGATVNGDLGQVGWSLTASRRPMSNSLLSFAGARDRPTGVRWGGVTANGATLGLSWDQGGDNGVWASLGHHWLYGENVADNQRTRAMAGWYHRVVEKADERVRVGLTLMHWRHDKDLGGYSLGQGGYYSPQRYTSVGVPVSYAWRNYDWSVLLEGSVSWSQAHSGRSRLYPDAHLNRKVLALYDLDSNIDAMNDASDSSGLGYRLRGLFERRLSDHWVLGGGFDWQHSDDYAPSHGMLYLRYLFEPWRGNLALPVTPLEPYSERR; this is encoded by the coding sequence ATGCAGCGAATGATTGGCGTACTGATGCTGGCGGCGGTGACCTGCCAGGCCACCGCGCAACCCAAGGATGCCGACGAACAGCGCCAATGGCTGCTGGACCAGGTGCGTCGCGGCGAGGCGCTGCATCGTGACGATCTGGTGCGCGATGCACTGGGGCGGTTGCAATTGCTCGAGCCGCGCAACCCGGACGTGTTGCTGGCGGCCTTGAGCCTGGCATTGCGCGAAAAGAACAGCACCCAGGCCGAGCAGTTGAGTGCCCGGATCAGTGCCATTGCGCCCGGTAGCGTGCAGGCCCGCCAGGCCAGACGCCTGCTCGAGCTGCAGCAACCTGAGCGCGCGCGGCAATTGCAGCAGGCTCGCCTGCTGGCTGTCACCGGGCGTAATGAAGAGGCGCTGGCGGCCTATGAACAGTTGTTTGCTGGTGAACCGCCAAGCCTGGAACTGGCCCTGGATTACTGGCGCGTACGCGGCAACCTTCCCGGCCAGCGCCCCGAGGCAATCAGGCAGCTGCAGCAACTGGACCGGCAGTACCCAGGCAGTGCCGGGTTGCGCCAGACCCTGGCCGGCTGGCTATTCGCCGAAAAGCGCGACCGCGAAGCCTTGGCCTTGCTCGACCAGTTGTCGCGCGACCCTGGCGCACGGGATGCCGCTGCCCAGCGTGAGTTCGACTACCTGTCCGGGCAAGCGGTTAGTACCGCCAGCGCCGCGGCCTGGCAAGCGTTTCTCCAGCGCTACCCGGCCTCACCATTGTTGGCGCAGGCCAGCGAGACCCTGCAACAGCAGCGCAAACTGCTGGCCGACCCGTCCTGGCAGGCTGGCCAGCGGGGCTTGGCATTGCTCGACAAAGGCCGTAACGCTGAAGCCGAGACGCAGTTGCGCCGGGCATTGCGCCAGTATCCGGACGACGCCAGTTTGCACGGCTCCCTGGGGTATGCACTGATGCGGCAAAGCCGCTATGAAGAGGCCAATACGGCGTTCCGGGCGGCAAGTGCCAAGGAGCAGGACACCTACTGGATCAGCCAGTGGAAGGACCTGGAGTCGTCCAGCCAGTATTGGGCTCTGCTCAGCAAAGGGGAGCGGGCACTACAGGCGAAAGACATGCGCGCAGCCCGTGCCTATTACCAGCAGGCACGCCAGCAGCGCCCGAAGGAGGAATACGCCTTGCTTGGCCTGGCGGATGTCTCGCTGGCCGAGGGTGATACAGCGGCCGCCGAGCGGCAATTCCTGCAGGTTCGGCGCATGGCACCGGATAACGAAAGTGCCGTGCGCGGCCTGATGCGTGTGTACCAGGCGCAAGCGCCCGACAAGGCGCAGGCCTACCTGGACAGCCTGCCGCCCCGCCAGCAAGCGCAGTTCGCCAGCCTGCGCCGTAGCCTGGAGCTCGCCCGCCTGCGCCAGCAAGGTGACCAGGCCCTGCAGCGTCAGGATTGGGCGGCGGCCAGCCAGGCGCTGGGCCAGGCCACGGCCTTGGCCCCCGATGAGCCCTGGCTGGTCTACCAGTTGGCCAACAGCCTGCGCCACCTGGGGCGCACCGCCGAGGCCGACGCGGCATTTGCCAGGATCGTGCAGCGCCAGCCGGGCGATCCCGCCACCCGCTATGCCCACGGACTGTTCCTGGAGTCCAGTGACCGCGATGCGCTGGCCCTGGACAGCCTCGGTGCTGTGCCGCAGACGGCCTGGAACGCTGACATGCATGCGTTGCAGCAGCGGATCCACCGTCGCATGACCCTGGCTTCGGCGCAGCAACTGCAAGCGCAAGGCCGCACGGCTGAAGCGAGCAGCCTGCTTGAGGCCAGCCTGGCGCGTGGCGAAGGCAGCATCGACGACCTGATGCTGTTGGCTGACTGGGCGGCAGCGAACGGTGAGCCGGGCAAAGCGCGCGGCTATTACCAGCGCGTGCTTGCCGTGCAACCTGGGCAACCCAAGGCGCGCCTTGGCGTGATCGAAAGTGCGGTGGCTGAAGGCAACCTGGCACAGGCCCGGCACATGCTGGCGGTGCAGGTGCCACAACTGGCTGCCGATGACAGCAACGCCCAGCGGCGCCTGGCAGCGGTCTGGGTCGCCTTGGGCGAACACGATCAGGCGGCCGGAATGCTCGAGCAGATCGCAGCACAGCAGCCTCGCCCCGATCCCTTGTTGCGACGCGACGCTGCTCGCCTGGTGGCGCAGGATGACCCGCAACGGGCGCTGGACCTTTACGCCGCAGCGATGGCCGACGCGCAGTTGCTCGAACGTGCCGCCGTGTCGCCACGGGACGACCGTGCACTGACGCTGGCCAGCCGTGAGCAGGATGACGACGACTGGCTGGCACGCAGCCTGCGCAGCGACGTCGATGCACTGTATCGCCAGCGCAATACTCATGTGACGCTGATGCACGACTACGGCTGGCGCGAGGACGACGGTACACCCGGCACGTCCGAACTGAGTACCCAGTCAACCCTGCTGCATGTCGATACCCCTTGGCAGGACGGCACCGCCTTTGCGCGGGTCGAGCGCATCGGCATGGATGCGGGCTCGTTCGAACAGAACGACCAAGGGGGTTATACCCCGGATTTCGGTAGCTGCCAGTTTGTTGGCCGCACCGCCGACGGCAAGTCGCTCCCTGCGTGCGGGGGCGGTTCGCAAACGGCGGACGGTAGCGTGCTGGCGCTGGGCTGGCAGGGCAGCCGCTGGGCCTTTGATCTGGGAGCCACTCAGGGGTATGCCATCAACAACTGGTTGGGTGGCGCAACGGTCAATGGCGACCTCGGTCAGGTCGGCTGGTCGCTGACCGCTTCACGGCGGCCGATGAGCAACTCGCTGTTATCGTTTGCGGGGGCACGTGACCGCCCGACGGGCGTGCGCTGGGGTGGGGTCACGGCCAATGGCGCCACGCTCGGCCTGAGCTGGGACCAGGGCGGTGACAACGGGGTCTGGGCCAGCCTGGGGCACCACTGGCTGTATGGCGAGAACGTCGCCGACAACCAGCGCACCCGGGCCATGGCCGGCTGGTACCACCGGGTGGTGGAAAAGGCCGACGAGCGCGTGCGTGTGGGCCTGACACTGATGCACTGGCGTCACGACAAGGACCTGGGTGGTTACAGCCTGGGGCAGGGCGGCTACTACAGCCCGCAGCGCTACACATCGGTGGGCGTGCCGGTCAGTTATGCCTGGCGCAACTACGACTGGTCGGTGCTGCTGGAAGGTTCCGTCAGCTGGTCCCAGGCCCACAGCGGCCGCAGCCGCCTGTACCCGGATGCGCACCTCAACCGCAAGGTGCTGGCGCTATATGACCTCGATTCCAACATCGACGCCATGAACGACGCCAGCGACAGCAGCGGGCTAGGCTACCGCCTACGCGGGCTGTTCGAGCGGCGCCTGAGCGACCATTGGGTATTGGGTGGCGGTTTCGACTGGCAGCACAGCGATGACTATGCGCCTAGCCATGGCATGCTCTACCTGCGCTACCTGTTCGAGCCATGGCGGGGCAACCTGGCGCTGCCGGTCACACCGCTGGAGCCCTATAGCGAGCGGCGTTGA
- the bcsZ gene encoding cellulose synthase complex periplasmic endoglucanase BcsZ, with protein sequence MMRQWLVGLVALGLPVITSAAPACPWPAWDRFKAELVSVDGRVIDPSDERLITTSEGQSYALFFALVGNDRQAFAQLLRWTGNNLAQGDLARHLPAWLWGRNGQQQWQVLDANNASDADLWIAYSLLEAGRLWDEPAYTQLGQRLLWRIAAQTVRKLPGLGLMLLPGDYGFEDARGTRLNPSYLPLQLFDRFNLVDPLWGELAANTRRLWLASSPKGFAPDWLLWTPAGELAADPQHGSEGDYDAIRVYLWVGMLAKDAPQRAELVAHYAPMAALTARQGLPPEQVDAHSGVTSGHGPAGFSAALLPLLAASPEHVAGLAAQRQRLHEQPVEAKAYYSQVLALFGQGWDQGRYRFDPHGRLLPAWSTPCSE encoded by the coding sequence ATGATGCGTCAGTGGCTGGTAGGGCTGGTCGCCTTGGGCCTGCCCGTTATCACGAGTGCCGCACCGGCTTGCCCATGGCCCGCCTGGGACCGCTTCAAGGCCGAACTGGTGAGTGTCGACGGTCGGGTCATCGACCCGAGCGACGAGCGCCTGATCACCACTTCGGAAGGGCAGAGCTATGCGCTGTTCTTCGCCCTGGTGGGCAATGACCGGCAAGCTTTCGCGCAGTTGCTGCGCTGGACCGGCAACAACCTGGCGCAGGGTGACCTGGCCCGGCATCTGCCCGCCTGGCTGTGGGGCCGCAACGGCCAGCAGCAGTGGCAGGTGCTGGATGCCAATAACGCCAGCGATGCCGACCTGTGGATTGCCTACAGCCTGCTGGAAGCCGGGCGGCTGTGGGACGAGCCGGCCTACACGCAGCTGGGCCAGCGCCTGCTGTGGCGTATCGCCGCGCAGACCGTACGCAAGCTGCCGGGCCTTGGGCTGATGCTGCTGCCTGGGGACTACGGCTTCGAAGATGCCCGCGGTACCCGCTTGAACCCCAGCTATTTGCCGCTGCAGTTGTTCGATCGCTTCAACTTGGTCGACCCGTTGTGGGGCGAACTGGCAGCCAACACGCGGCGTCTGTGGCTTGCTTCGTCGCCAAAGGGCTTTGCCCCGGACTGGCTGCTGTGGACGCCAGCCGGTGAACTGGCGGCGGACCCGCAGCATGGCAGTGAGGGTGACTACGATGCCATCCGCGTCTACCTGTGGGTCGGCATGCTGGCCAAGGACGCGCCGCAGCGTGCCGAGCTGGTGGCCCACTACGCGCCGATGGCGGCGTTGACCGCGCGCCAGGGCCTGCCGCCAGAGCAGGTGGATGCGCACAGCGGTGTTACCAGTGGCCATGGCCCGGCAGGTTTCTCTGCGGCGTTGCTGCCGTTGCTGGCGGCGTCGCCGGAGCACGTCGCAGGCCTGGCGGCCCAGCGACAGCGTTTGCACGAGCAGCCAGTTGAAGCCAAGGCCTATTACAGCCAGGTGTTGGCGCTGTTTGGCCAGGGCTGGGACCAAGGCCGTTACCGTTTTGACCCGCACGGCCGCCTGTTGCCGGCCTGGAGCACGCCATGCAGCGAATGA